aattttgtaaatcacgtcacctaagtgatatttatatggatagcaaaaataaaatttaaaaaattttaaaaatttgtttttgttttataacaaaattttcaaattatttttgaaactgctagTGTATACTGAAACCAATAACAAATCGCACGGTTTTCAGAACATGGTGAAATgcgtttttcgttttttaaaccATTAGCGATTTGAAAACGCTGCGTTTTCCAGAACATGGgtgaaagttaaatattttttactatttgttataaattatagcgagagagaaaaatagaaaaaagtaaatgaacacttTACCGGTAAAATCTTGTAGGTAaagaaatgtataatttttgtaacgtttatatttttaaaatattgcgaacAACATAGCAATAATCTCCAAATTATTTATCGTATTTTTatgcaaaccttaatgttaatttagttcaaacttgattcatatcttcatacatataattaaattatactgagtaacaaacgagtaaaatataataaatatgaatacatttagcGATACTAGATTTgttatttatcaactaaaatagaggatatagctactttccttcatataaacgtacatatttattttcaatcggttttgaaatctgaacaataccaaaaatgattgaagacatacattgacaatatacttattttggatataattggaatttaaaattacacatgaattacacattcattcaattacacatgggctacacactTCCAAGttgaaattacacacaatatgtgtaattacacatgaagtggcaacactgcgTCGCACACctagttcaaaagtgacacacctcaaaattttaatttttcagaaatcgaaaaaaaatacatatcgcgttctttataatttgtaacaatttgtacaaattatcactggaagttacgggattccgttcgtttacttttgaaaacttgtaacgagagaccaagagagtgttaaaagtgataGAGAACATAttaatcaggcctgtcacagaattccattccgatcgaaagtggaattaattccgtattttgcttcttcagaaaaagtaaaacgaaaatttctttcggaatgaaaccactttcagttttcaaagtggaattgatatttgattgtaattatttgcttttctaaaatttgtagtcaatttctgtaccaaaaccttcacatttgttttaatatgaaaaacgctgtcaaattaaaaaataaagaaatacagaattattaaatatttttggcattaataaattacacggaatctgaagaaccaaAAGAGAAaacgatcggaataaaaactacggaattgaaaccattccgaacaaaatgtgtgacatgcctgaatatttagatattttttagcTGGACAGTAAACAATATCAACataagaaatatgtttaaaacatatggttgcaaatgtaaacaaaactaaaatgttgaaaattaataaatttaccagttttgcaaagaaaagcagtaaaataacacaaaactaacgttttaatttgatttataactgagattgagagtaatttatttttagtctCTAAAACACGCGAACACATCTAATGTTAACAACAAAATACGCAgatattttttacatagttTAAGCATATAAaccagaaaaatttattttcgggTTTTAATATCATGAtagaactacatacatacatatgttagtTATGCACCATTTTTTAGTAACTACTAAAAAAGTATTATCGAGTAATCGATACGAATTTgccggtttattcgttatttgaaaataaaatgtacatatgaagtatgtatgtatgtatgttgttcaTTATTGTGGACGGAGAATACGAGTATATCCATAGGCGGAAAGGgcaaaattgaattaattatcaACATTATCATCCCCAACTTGGTAATTTTCAACACAATCACTGACTATTATTCATCATATTAGATGTTGTTGATGATGGAGGttttgttatacatacatacatgcatatatttatttactaggTAGGtaggtatgtatataaattagggGTATAACTTATAAATGATTTGTCAAAAGGTTTAAAGAAtaggaaatttaattagaaCAGAAGATGAGAGAGCAAAACCAAAATCTGCTTTAAAATACCCCAATACATAAGATAATAGTTTCTAATTCAATGCCAAACATACGATGGATGATgaaccaattttattttaatcaattaaCTCTTGAAACTCTTTGTACTACTTAGACACGATAAGCAGTATatgcatatacatattttattgccCACAACGTGGTGCCCTGTAAATGTTTTGTCCGAAAGCAGTTATACcccttatatacatatgtattcatGTATAGGAATTTTTACAATCACATCTGTGGACCTAAGTATGtgttcaagggtttttgtgtttttatccataattttttaatttatcaattattCAATCAGAACAAAGAACATGTAGTGAGCTCATAATTGAATGTTTATTTCTCTGTATGATCAAATTAATTCCATgataattaacaattttatactgtattattgtattatacaatatttgaatatgtGTTCGAATATGTACAAGTAATAATTAGCCGACACAATTGATAAATAAGTCATGTTGGgtgaaattgttttgaaaactgTTATTAAAGCTAAAGTGATCTATCGATAAGTGAGGATCCTTAATTTATATAGACattttgttggtgttttttaGTCATACCACACAAACGTCAGGATGGTTGCCATCCTGTGAAGACTGGAGCAAACAGGAGGAGTTGCCGTATGGGTGGGAAAGAGCTATAGATTCGAAAGGACGTTCTTATTTTATCAAGTGAGTACAACACAAAAGTATAGTTTTCGTTTATGGGGAGatatgattaattttaatgatttattgtAGCCACCTAAATAAAACTTCAACATATGAGGCGCCCGAATGTGTAAAGTGGGATGAAAATCCTCCAGAACCTAGAGTTGTGGTCTTACAGCGTAGTTCTACAATGGGGTTTGGTTTTGTTGCCGGCAGTGAGAGGCCGGTAATCGTTCGATTTGTTACTGAAGATGGACCAAGCATGAATAAACTGCAGCCAGGTGATCAGATTTTAGCTGTAAACGGTGAAGATGTGAAGGATGCTCCGAGAGATCGTGTAATACAGTTGGTAAGAGCCTGTGAGACACAAGTGACTTTGTTGGTATGCCAACCTGCACACAATATAATACCGGGACGTAAATCGACCCTGTTGTCGGCGGGAAAACGCGCTAAACTAAAAACTCGACCTAGTCGAGTACGTTTTGCCGAAAGTGTTTGCGTTAATGGAGCTCCATTGTTTCCGGTATGTTGTAACagtaacatttaaataaaattaatatacaaatcATGTCCAAATATAGCCTTCAGCCTTTTCTCTGGGAGATATATGTGTACCACCTATGGCGAATGTTTTGAAAGTCTTTTTAGAAAATGGTCAAACGAAATCCTTTAAATATGATGCAACTACAACTGTGCAGgtaattaacataaaaataaaactattaaactataaaaataaaaaaataaaaaatttacttatgtGACATTCAGGATGTGGTTACCTCATTATTGGACAAACTATGTTTTATATCTGGTGAAATATTTAGTCTTGTATTGGAACATGTCAAAAGCCTCAGACGCAATAAGCTGACATTACTGGATCCGGAAGAATCATTAGCAAAAGTATGATATccctattatttatatttacatacatacatatttattttgaaaaactccCACAAGCCTCTAAAGGCCTAATTGGCAATTCTATGATATTGTATTTCCCTGTCGATACCTTCATTCTATAACATGATAAGTCTAAGTCAAAGTTTCTTGAATCTTAATATCTTATGAAATGGACAATTGAGTCTTGTTGGGTTTGTCTGgtattatttagaattttgttagtttaaatagtttttttttaaatttgtagcacaaataataatttttcttgcATTCCTTTGTGTGATTAACATATTTAAATCCATCGTTATCTGTGTTATTAgtatatacttacatatatgaAATATGGAATATGAAAATGCATTATTATTAGCCATGTACGCATAATTTGTAATTCATAAATAAACTTACATTAACTGTGGatatatagtttttattaatgcttatattcataaaaatagattGCTTCTCGTCCTGGGGCTCATAAATTGCGTTGCCTGTTTCGGGTAACTTTCGTGCCTATTTCCGCAGCTGAGTTGGCTCAAAGGGATCTGAATGCTTTGGACTATTTGTATCTACAATGTTGCAATGATGTGACACAAGAACGTTTTGCTCCCGAGCTCCAACCAGATGTTGCTTTGCGTTTAGCTGCTTTACACATGCATCAACATGCCTTGGCCAATAGTGTTCCAGCGTCGAAGTTAACTGTCAAGGTAGTTGAGTAAGTTCAATATTAATAAGCGAATAGTAAGTTTAAGCGAATGTAAGTTAAATAAttgtgtatttattatttttgtttcagaCGCGAATTCGGTTTGGAGCGTTTCGTGCCTGCCTCACTTTTCGAGGGTATGAAACGCAAAGAGTTGAGACGattaatttcacattttttgaaaatgaatgCCGAGATGACAGGTTCATCAACTAAAGTTTTAACACAATTACAggtacttatatacatacatatgtacatatatgaagAAATCTCACAAAATCACATTATCTATAACTATAAtttaacaaactaaataaattgcAGGCTAAATTACATTATTTGGATATTATTGCTAGTTTACCTAGTTATGGAGCTAAATGCTTTAGTACCAACCAAAGAGAGGGTGTTGAAAGAGTTCTTTTAGTAAGCCCAAGATTTGGCTTAAGTCAAATATCAAGTGCCAGAAATTCAGTGGTACGTATTTGGTATTTTCCGAAAATTTTACATACTTTCATAGATACATAATTTTGAATCGGAATCATTAACTGTTGTTTCTTTGAAAGCCCCAACCAATATCAGCAATAGAAGATTTTAGTCACATCATTGTTCAGAGGGAAGATGACATCACATGTAGTGTTACTATTTTTATGCAGGGTGATCgttctgtaaaattttttatggagGATCGAGATGCATGTGAGTTCTCACTGTGCTTGGGCGGTTACTACAGGTTATTGACGGGTGAGTGACCGAATTTCAGactaattttgtgaattttttttaaatcaaatactATTTCACATTGATAGACAAAATCCTCCCAGTCTCACGAGAACGAGAGCCAATTGATGAGGACAATGCACCATCATATCTTGCTCAACATACAGTGTTACCAGCATTTTGGAGTTATCTATTACCGTTTCACAATAGAGCTCATAGTATAAATTTCCTTATGCCTACGCCATACCATCCCAGCAAATTTAAATCACAGCACAGTGGTGAAACAAGTCATCAACAGGAGCAAGCCGACAGTAATACAAACAAAACTCTAATTATATCAGAATGTTCTCATCTACATTCAAATTTGCCTTTGCTCTCTTCAACAGCCATGGACTTGGATATTCACAGTGTCATGGCAACTGAACTTTTAGAGGAAGCCAAAGATTCAGGAATGAGTGATAGCAGCGGTGGTGGTAGCAATTGTGGAGATCGAGCTAATAACAACTTAAGCAATTCTGCTAAAATGGAAGCCAAAAATGAGGAAGTTTTTAGGCGGGTGCAGGAAATGCAAAAGATGGTTGAAAACTCTGAACAGTATTTGAATGAGCAAGGAGAGCTAGTTCAGGACTTTAGATTGACAAACACTAATTTATCTTATAGTTCAGCTGTGGTGTCATGGCAAAGTCCGACAAGTGCTTTGACTTCTTCGAATGTAAACTCCAGCGGAGTTATTGAATTTGACAGTGATTGCGATAGCCTCAATAGCAGTAAGCTATCTTCTAATGAAGAAACTCCCCAGCAAGGTTCTTTGAAGCATAGTGACTCATTGGTTTTATTGGCAGAAACAATAAATCATGATTTAAGTGGTATTACTCAAAGTTTAAATTCCATTGGGGAGAATGCATTTGAGGTAAGGCGGAAGAAACCCACACTCGTAGATACATCAAGTCCCAGGCCAGAACGAAAAGTCAACGGTTTCAGCCAACTTCTAAGTAACTTACAAGCATTAGGTACTGATTTTTCACAAAGTGAAAGTGATTCAGAATCAATAGCATCGCCCACAAACTCCCCCACTGCTCGAAGGCCTTCATTGCTAAACACAAATGATAAATCTAGTCGAAAACAGAATCTAGCATACCGCTCTAGTTTTGGTCTTCACAGCCCCGACAGTAGTAATTTCGGTATGGAAACAAAGGACTATAATCTCAAAGAATATCTGAAACAGCTGAAGGAAATAAGTAATGTTGATAACTTGAATCAGGATACAGATGTAGCGGCAAAGAAATTATCAGAAATATATGGTTTTGAAATACGTGAAGACACTTTCATTGAAACTGATACCGATTTAATAGATTTACGTGCCATACCGCCCCCACAAACACCAGATGAGTTGGATGCTCTGTCATTACTTAATGCACCGCCCAAAGGATTCGGGGATTTAACAAAGAAAGCTTTTAACGATATGGGTCAAGAGCATGATTTAGAcaagtttttggaaaaagtggTTGTAGCGCCGCCTACACAGAAAGCAACCCCCGCAAAAGAATTAACACCCGAGGAGATAATGTCGTTTATAATACCTCCACCTCCTAACTTAGATGAGGTTGACAGTATCACACATAAAGAGGAAGCTGAGTTTGTAGAGAGTTTGTACAGCAATTCGTCTACGACTAACAGAAATGCTAAGCCACCATTGGCACCCAAACCCAATGATGATTCAAAAAAGCTTGAAATTAAAAGCCACATTATTGAGTATGCAACCGTagaaagaaaaagtaaattttcttgCTGTCCCAAGTCGAAAAAGGAAGAAACCACCGACACATGTGAAGAGATATTAGAAACTCTTAAACCGCCTCCTAGATTACAACCCTCAGAACAAACAGTGCCTGTTAGACCACCAAAGAGTGCCGAACTAATACAGCGTTAttcgcccaaaaaacaaaacttaaactctTCACCCTTTCCGCAAAGGAATGGTTTGCAGTCAGATGTTTTCGAAAGTAATCCGCCAGTGCTGCCACCACGAACATCATTCAGTACTAGTCCACGTGCGGTTTCTCAGGAGGAACGTCAAAATATAACGTATACGGTGAGTCCGTCAGCCCCAAAGAAACCTCCACTACCTCCAATAACTGCGAGACCAATGATAAGAAAAAGTCCTTTACCTATGAACTATCCCGCAGCAATTGAAGTCTCATCAGCACCACCCACGCAGCCACGAGTGTTTCCATCATCCAATAGCTCGGCTGTACGTAGCCCAATATTAACACCACAATCACAACCTTCACCATCAATACCCATGCAAGAACAGATCAATCAGCATTCCGTTTCAAGTAATCGGGAATACCGAGATCAACGATATCCACCACCTCCTTATCCACTATTATGTTCTCCCCAAATGCAAAGAAAAATCCACAACACCAGCCCAATCAGCCAAAGTCATATGAATACAAATTCAGCAAGAGGTTTCACCATCACCGGCAATAAATTGATTATTAAAAATGGCCATATCATAGATCCAGAAGCTCTGTTGGCAAAAACCGATGTGGCTATGGCTGGTTTACTAGTCAAACTAGATCAAGTGGCTGCCCAGTGTACTGCAGCGCAATCAGCTGGCGGTGGATCTAGTATCGATGAAGATAAATTCCAAAAGGCTCGCAACGAATTAACCGAACAAACATTAGTATTAGTAACTGCCTCAAAATATTTAGTTGTTGCCATGTCTGACATGACACTCTCGTCATTGCCAGAGCATCTGACATCATGTCTTACTGCCATAAGGCGCATAACTGAATTGGCACAAGATATGACACGACATACATCGTCTCCCCTTCAAACACGTAATATAGTGCTTAAAGTCCACGATGTCGCCTCATCATTTCGAGAATTGGTTGGTGTTCAAATGGGACCTTTGGGGGCTGGCCAGTTGGCTTTACAAGCCGAATGTTTGGCCAATGTTTTAGCTACACTTTTACGAAGTCTAAGAGTTTTTTCTCCTTGAACTAATAACCAACCAAAAAATACTATTATCCACATCctacaataatatatttttcatattttttccatatacatatgtatacatatcattaatttgtatatttattaaattatctaaACATATCgtaaataatttatgtatatttaaaatatctacatatgtatgtatgtgtgtatactAGTGTTAGTataaacatatgtacattagtgtGGCCCAATTTGTATGGAGGAAAAATAAGGTGTTGATGTTCCCTACTAAAATGAACGTTTAGTTTTTTTGAGGAGACCATTTCCGGatcaaaagttaaaaatttccttttttaaggtttttatcatttctttttttcatatttctcgcaaaggaaacatatgaaatattggtatcaaGTGAATGGTCTAGACCTACATGTTCTATACAATCACACACAATattgatatcaaaataagcgaaaTTTCATAAGCTCTCCACtgatatataacaattttaattatttgtcatGCTTATAATAAAGATAATATAAAGCTTACTATTTTACGACTTTATAGATATATTAGATAAACATTTTGTGTCTTGAACATGAAGCTAACATCAGATTGGGAAGAAAATTGGTTCCAAAAATTTGAACAAGATTGAATTTTAAGGTTTATAACGATTTCATTTAcactaattattttaaataattacatgtaaaaacttaaaaacactTAAGATTTATGAAAATGCATTAAAAACGCTTTTTAAAGATCACTCACATGACACCAATATTTCATGTTTCCTTTttgagaaatatgaaaaaagatttttgatattgacgccaggataaacattttgaaaaacgtTATCTTCGAATGaagttaacttttattttagttgggaacatctacaactttttttgtgggggccaccctaatactcATGCATGTATACATGTGTAGATACTAACGTACAATTTATATctttaaaataatacatataaattacaattctattataaattttctttcgttCCGTTACAGGTTAAAAAGTAATGTgtctgataaaatttaatttataattcatATGTAGGTACACTCCTGTTCGTTATATCTCCCCCCTTATCTATAAGAATATATGTAAATCTTACTCTAACATTCAACTATGTATTTACCATATAataccaaaaacaaacaaaaaaaaaaaaagaaataatctCCAATCATAAATACTTACTATAaacattcattaatttattagaaaattctTACGagataacatacataaataaatagtacatacatatatgcaatatatagtacatacatacaaaaaaaaacatacatataatataTTATTAGCCATAACATTAGTTTACCTTTTTAGATCTACTGAGATTTAAATACGATATCGAATACAATATTCAATGAAGAAATTAATTGATTGAACCAAATTAAAGTCATGCTATATTTGTTAAGGAATCTCAGAATTTGAaccagtatatatatatatatatatattgaatatacatacacacatactacatacttatttttcatttacttatagaaaattaaaacgatttttaaattttacctcTTTGTTTTTTGTCATTGTTTacgtatacatacataatatgtatgcatatacattatgtatattaaaattagCGATATTCACGATCTCGAATATTTGAAACAAACtgctaaaatatatgtatatttttagtaaattttaaaacagtGGATACtaaatttactaaatattttattattaactttTTGTTGATAATTCCCTACTTTCTTGCTCAGATTTGCCATATCTCAATGAACAAAacgattttattatttacatcacATGTGcatattttgttgcaaatatttcaaagttttaaagATTGCATACAAGCAATaaaacggaaaaaaatattcgtGTGGTTATATTGTCATTATATTTTTACCTTTCGTATGttgtttgaacatttttaattaaaattatttttttgtttgaagttttttttcaaaaatctaaacGGTGAGAATATacatattagtaaaaaaaactatgtgaaaacaaaaacgacACTCGTATCATACGTAGTGGTTACAAAATcgttctataaaaatttaattttattttgaaaacggAATTACTTTTCTAATCAATTGTTTACAAACAGAAACAAggttttacaaattgtttttcgGGTACTCCTTTCAGATTGTTTTTTTACTCGTCATCGTGAATAGcctattttgtattaaaaataaaatatacaaatatttaatatgtagttaactaatatgtaataatttatttattcaacgGTGTTTACATACtccgatttgaaaaaaaaaacaaaatatatatacatttatatttgaccaaaccaaaatcaaaattttaacctgtGTGTGATAATAAGTcaagtttattaatattttgttaaaatttatttacaacatcgCTGCattatacaatacaaaaattattttataaaaacttaaattgtaattgatttttttttaattattgctgGGTAAAATCATGTTTGTATTAACAAATAAGAATAGTActtctataaatttaatgaaaatttgtacaaatgttCTATCTTACTAAACTTAATTAAGGTCAGACATTTATTCAAAAAAGGGTGACCaccatttttagcaaaaatgtttgaaatatttaacgaaaaaaaacgTGAACGCAATTTCTCTTTTGATTGAAcaaatattacaacattttgacTAAACAAtcattagtttaaaaaatatcgcaatataattatattgtttgaGGATACAtactcatataaaaatcatttataataaaataaacatttgttcaaAATAGTGGTTACGTTTTTTCGTCCAATATTTCATCAATGTAAACGTACATTTACTCTTACAGGTTTGAAAAGTAccaattggaaaccttacactagctatattactacttgtacaaGAAACTAGTTCGGGGTGGATGCATATTCACTAAGAAACAATAGTCAGATATTCGtcttaagtttttgaaaataaattgaagtaaattaaatcctctaaaatataccacttcgatgaCCAATTGCAATGCAGAATGTGGCCGTTGGTATTTTGGTACTCACTGATGATGCAGAAAATGCTAAAATTGAGAGTAGACGCACAATTCATAATTACAAatagagagcagtacaaataagagtTACGTGGCTTAGTGATTATGTTATTTGACTATGAGTTCAACCCCGCTCTCTGAAATTTGTATACACACCATCTagttcaatgaactgcaggATATGTATTCAGTACTCCCACCTGCAAATACTATAAGTGgttatgtttataatttttatttttatttgacagtCTAAACATACCTTAAGAAATGTTCATTATTTTACCTGTTTATTCCGAAATAGTTGGGTATGCTTTGAGCGTGTCATTCTCAATTGTTAgcagaatatatttaaatatatatggtgGTTAGCAGACTTATTATTTTCCTATATCGTTTTTTGTGAATGTATTCCATTCATAGTTgagaatttattagtaaaaaaatatatcgagggactatattcaaaaccctctatctttgattttcacgaaaatgactttttgatggtaaaattttcagtaaaacagcccttatctatggtgtgaatttcataacaaacatattttttttttttgcttttttatttgcatttttattatttctctatcttatacaattattttttccgaatgcaatcatttcaattttcaatcatttatcaaaatagcgaatgccgattctgaattgaattaccatgaaaatattttacatttttgtttttggaaaatataatgtacatggcataaaaataaatggttaaagttggagtttgcttaaaaagtgtctacttttaaagtgtcaTCTATTATATTACTATAATTTACACCAAactcaaataattaaaaaagcaaaaaaaaaaattcttctataactttatgtttaatattgtttattgttaatttttgttatcttatgttgtattattagccaTTAAAAGCAGCTGTAACAACTGCAAATATTAGAACATGTAACAAACAAAGCAATatttcttgaacattttgtaCGGTACTCCCATCCACACTACAACAGaccttttatatttatttttagacactttaattcatttattttaatttttatcataacttgttaatttgttttaattaatttttatgtataattcttgcatataattaataaaataaaaacatacatacgtatattAGACTTGGCAATAATTTGTTTCAGATGggcctattttttatccaaaattttAGACCAATCGATTAACTTGAATCGATATCATGTTTAAAATcttgtaaaaatatataaacgtgTATGTTTAACCaattatattgatttttaattgatttcCGGTTCCTGTTATCGtaattgaccaaatatgttttaaataacaGTACTAATTCTTTTAATTATCCTCTTCGGAGGATAATTCTTCTGGGGTACAAATGTAaaactattatatttttattggaaGTAGTATAAAAAAGAATAATCCAATCTATCAAATTGGAGAGAATCGAAAATACTTCCAAATGTGATGGCAGTATCATTTACTAAAACTTAAGGCAAATA
The nucleotide sequence above comes from Calliphora vicina chromosome 1, idCalVici1.1, whole genome shotgun sequence. Encoded proteins:
- the LOC135949159 gene encoding uncharacterized protein LOC135949159 isoform X2, which produces MMLLPSGRSNSDVHPVNNTKNCQFSTRTSSPQLTINSGNKTENGGYALSASTPSSTSTAATLASAASEPYTNSASAPNSTLSTPPSNHQSHTIQMPNNGTVTASGNVLLSNSPGSQSETGTTTAGRYTNGQKVTFMANGNISSSTGALTTMTSSSPGNWEDIDQHLDAIQTKLKEGWTAHLGKEGRLYYCNHTTQTSGWLPSCEDWSKQEELPYGWERAIDSKGRSYFINHLNKTSTYEAPECVKWDENPPEPRVVVLQRSSTMGFGFVAGSERPVIVRFVTEDGPSMNKLQPGDQILAVNGEDVKDAPRDRVIQLVRACETQVTLLVCQPAHNIIPGRKSTLLSAGKRAKLKTRPSRVRFAESVCVNGAPLFPPSAFSLGDICVPPMANVLKVFLENGQTKSFKYDATTTVQDVVTSLLDKLCFISGEIFSLVLEHVKSLRRNKLTLLDPEESLAKIASRPGAHKLRCLFRVTFVPISAAELAQRDLNALDYLYLQCCNDVTQERFAPELQPDVALRLAALHMHQHALANSVPASKLTVKVVEREFGLERFVPASLFEGMKRKELRRLISHFLKMNAEMTGSSTKVLTQLQAKLHYLDIIASLPSYGAKCFSTNQREGVERVLLVSPRFGLSQISSARNSVPQPISAIEDFSHIIVQREDDITCSVTIFMQGDRSVKFFMEDRDACEFSLCLGGYYRLLTDKILPVSREREPIDEDNAPSYLAQHTVLPAFWSYLLPFHNRAHSINFLMPTPYHPSKFKSQHSGETSHQQEQADTMDLDIHSVMATELLEEAKDSGMSDSSGGGSNCGDRANNNLSNSAKMEAKNEEVFRRVQEMQKMVENSEQYLNEQGELVQDFRLTNTNLSYSSAVVSWQSPTSALTSSNVNSSGVIEFDSDCDSLNSSKLSSNEETPQQGSLKHSDSLVLLAETINHDLSGITQSLNSIGENAFEVRRKKPTLVDTSSPRPERKVNGFSQLLSNLQALGTDFSQSESDSESIASPTNSPTARRPSLLNTNDKSSRKQNLAYRSSFGLHSPDSSNFGMETKDYNLKEYLKQLKEISNVDNLNQDTDVAAKKLSEIYGFEIREDTFIETDTDLIDLRAIPPPQTPDELDALSLLNAPPKGFGDLTKKAFNDMGQEHDLDKFLEKVVVAPPTQKATPAKELTPEEIMSFIIPPPPNLDEVDSITHKEEAEFVESLYSNSSTTNRNAKPPLAPKPNDDSKKLEIKSHIIEYATVERKSKFSCCPKSKKEETTDTCEEILETLKPPPRLQPSEQTVPVRPPKSAELIQRYSPKKQNLNSSPFPQRNGLQSDVFESNPPVLPPRTSFSTSPRAVSQEERQNITYTVSPSAPKKPPLPPITARPMIRKSPLPMNYPAAIEVSSAPPTQPRVFPSSNSSAVRSPILTPQSQPSPSIPMQEQINQHSVSSNREYRDQRYPPPPYPLLCSPQMQRKIHNTSPISQSHMNTNSARGFTITGNKLIIKNGHIIDPEALLAKTDVAMAGLLVKLDQVAAQCTAAQSAGGGSSIDEDKFQKARNELTEQTLVLVTASKYLVVAMSDMTLSSLPEHLTSCLTAIRRITELAQDMTRHTSSPLQTRNIVLKVHDVASSFRELVGVQMGPLGAGQLALQAECLANVLATLLRSLRVFSP